The genomic region CAGCTGGCGGTGGGCGATCGGGGCGGTCGGGGTGGTGGCCGCGGTGTGCGCCGTCGTCTTCCACCTGTCGATACCGGCCTCCGTGCGCTTCGTCCGCCGGGAGGCCCGGCCGCGCGCCCTGGCCTCCGCCATCGGCCGGGCCCTGCCGGACACCGCACTGCTCAGGCTCTACCTGATCGGCTTCGTGGCGATGGCGGGCTTCGTCACCGTCTACAACTATCTGGGCTTCCGGCTGATCGCGGAGCCGTTCGACCTGTCCCAGACGACGGCCGGGCTGCTCTTCGTCGCGTACGTCGCCGGATCGTTCTCCTCCGCCGCGGCCGGCCGCCTGGTGGACCGGTACGGGCGCCCGCGGGTGCTGGTGCCCGCGCTGCTCGTCGCCCTGGCGGGGCTGGCGGTGATGCTCGTACCGAGCCTCGGCGCCGTCATCCCCGGACTGGTGATCTTCACGGTGGGCTTCTTCGCGGCCCACGCGGTGGCCAGCGGCTGGGTGGGCGGCCGGTCCACCGTGCTGGGGGTGCAGGGGGCCGCCGTGTACCTGTTCTTCTACTACATCGGCAGCGCCGTCGGCGGCTCGGTCGGCGGGATCGCCTACTCCTCGGGGGCGTGGGGCGGGCTCACCCTGTACTGCGCCTGCCTGCTGGCGATCGCGCTGATCAGCGCGGTGACGCTGAGCCGGGTACGCGCCGCGTCCCGCCCGTCGCCCGTGACTGCACCCGCGGATGCGGATGCGGGTACAACCGCGGCCACGGCCACGGGCACGGACGGTACGGCGGGCGGCGCGGCCCCCGCGGTCACTCCACCCGGCGACGCGCCCGGCGCCGTTCGGTGAAGCGCCGCCGGTAGCCGCCGGTGAGCAG from Streptomyces sp. NBC_01267 harbors:
- a CDS encoding MFS transporter, producing MTDSAISPAAHMRGTPGFRRATGALFAAGMTTFMTLYCVQALLPALSSGFHLSPAASSLTISVSTAAMAVAVVPLTALSDAWSRTGMMSLALGAAALLGIAAAFAPNYPVLLVFRVLQGLALAGLQATAMSYLAEEVHRESLGQAMGLYVAGNGIGGMAGRLVADGVLDLTGSWRWAIGAVGVVAAVCAVVFHLSIPASVRFVRREARPRALASAIGRALPDTALLRLYLIGFVAMAGFVTVYNYLGFRLIAEPFDLSQTTAGLLFVAYVAGSFSSAAAGRLVDRYGRPRVLVPALLVALAGLAVMLVPSLGAVIPGLVIFTVGFFAAHAVASGWVGGRSTVLGVQGAAVYLFFYYIGSAVGGSVGGIAYSSGAWGGLTLYCACLLAIALISAVTLSRVRAASRPSPVTAPADADAGTTAATATGTDGTAGGAAPAVTPPGDAPGAVR